From one Callithrix jacchus isolate 240 chromosome 2, calJac240_pri, whole genome shotgun sequence genomic stretch:
- the LOC100409323 gene encoding LOW QUALITY PROTEIN: olfactory receptor 2V2-like (The sequence of the model RefSeq protein was modified relative to this genomic sequence to represent the inferred CDS: inserted 2 bases in 2 codons): protein METWANQPSTNDFILSGIFSHSTADLVLLSVVMVVFTVALCXNVLLIFLIYMDPQLHTSTYFFLSQLSLMDLMFVCTNVPKMVANFLSGRKSISFVSCGIQIGLFVCLVGSEGLLLGLMACDRYVAISHXPILMNRRVCLQITGSSWAFGLIDGLIQLVVVMNFPYCGLREVNHFFCEMRSLLKLAHVDTSLFEKVIFSCCVFMLLFPFSIIVATYACILGTMLQMHSSQAWKKSLATCSSHLTAVTLFYGAVMFIYLWPRHYRAPSHDKVASVFYTVLTSMLNPLIYSLRNQEVMVALRKGLDRCRIGSQQ, encoded by the exons ATGGAGACATGGGCGAACCAACCATCCACAAATGACTTCATCCTCTCGGGCATCTTCTCCCACAGTACAGCTGACCTTGTCCTCCTCTCTGTGGTTATGGTGGTCTTCACAGTGGCCCTCT GGAAtgtcctcctcatcttcctcatctACATGGATCCTCAACTTCACACCTCCACGTACTTCTTCCTCAGCCAGCTGTCCCTCATGGACCTCATGTTTGTCTGTACCAATGTGCCAAAGATGGTGGCCAACTTCCTGTCTGGTAGGAAGTCCATCTCCTTTGTGAGCTGTGGCATACAAATTGGCCTCTTTGTCTGTCTTGTAGGATCTGAGGGGCTCTTGCTGGGACTCATGGCTTGTGACCGCTATGTGGCCATTAGCC CTCCTATCCTCATGAATCGGAGGGTCTGTCTCCAAATTACTGGGAGCTCCTGGGCCTTTGGGCTAATAGATGGCTTGATCCAGTTGGTGGTAGTAATGAACTTCCCCTACTGTGGCTTGAGGGAAGTGAAtcatttcttctgtgaaatgcGATCCCTGTTGAAGCTGGCCCATGTAGACACATCCCTGTTTGAGAAGGTGATattttcttgctgtgtcttcatgCTTCTCTTCCCATTCTCCATCATCGTGGCCACCTATGCTTGCATTCTAGGGACGATGCTGCAAATGCATTCTTCCCAGGCCTGGAAAAAGTCTCTGGCCACCTGCTCCTCCCATCTGACAGCGGTCACCCTCTTCTATGGAGCAGTCATGTTCATCTACCTGTGGCCTAGGCACTATCGGGCTCCCAGCCATGACAAGGTGGCTTCTGTCTTCTATACAGTCCTCACTTCCATGCTCAACCCCCTCATTTACAGCTTGAGGAACCAGGAGGTAATGGTGGCACTAAGGAAGGGGCTGGACCGCTGCAGGATTGGCAGCCAACAATGA